One stretch of Rosistilla oblonga DNA includes these proteins:
- a CDS encoding Gfo/Idh/MocA family protein: MSKPDRTKKTVSTDATRSDSSRRKFMQSSSLLLAGGAVAGGLSVARAAHSFGSDTIRVGLIGCGGRGTGAVTQALSTVDGEVRLTAMGDLFEDRMQTAFRTIKSKHPDRVDVTRDTRFVGFDAYQKVLQADVDVVILATPPGFRPLHFEAAVDAGKHVFMEKPVATDAPGVRRVLAANAIAKHNGLAVSVGLQRHHEARYRQCVAQLHGGMIGDVIMSRAYWNGSGIWVRPRQQNDTELQYQCRNWYYFNWLCGDHITEQHVHNLDVINWVMDGFPVEAQGQGGRQVRTGEDTGQIFDHHFVEYTYDGGAKLISQCRHMKGCWNSVGEYVHGTRGYAIVNKAEIYDHQDNLIWKSDAAVEQGKGWQQQHHDLFAALRRGESPNEADYGAHSTMTAIMGRMATYGGKVVRWDDAIHSDIALADFDSLRSWDDVPPVLPADDGSYPVAVPGKTIVV; the protein is encoded by the coding sequence ATGTCGAAACCCGATCGCACAAAGAAAACAGTCTCCACCGACGCCACGCGTTCGGATTCATCGCGACGGAAGTTCATGCAAAGCTCCAGCCTGTTACTGGCTGGCGGTGCGGTTGCGGGCGGGCTGAGCGTGGCTCGCGCGGCCCACAGCTTCGGCAGCGACACGATCCGCGTCGGGTTGATCGGATGTGGCGGACGGGGAACCGGCGCGGTGACTCAGGCATTGAGCACCGTCGATGGCGAAGTTCGTTTGACGGCGATGGGAGATCTGTTCGAAGACCGCATGCAGACAGCGTTTCGGACGATCAAGAGCAAGCATCCCGACCGCGTCGATGTCACCCGTGACACGCGGTTCGTCGGCTTCGACGCCTATCAAAAAGTGCTGCAAGCCGATGTCGACGTCGTGATCCTGGCGACCCCTCCCGGTTTCCGGCCCTTGCATTTCGAAGCGGCTGTTGACGCCGGCAAACATGTCTTCATGGAGAAGCCGGTCGCCACCGATGCTCCGGGCGTGCGACGCGTGCTGGCGGCCAACGCAATTGCAAAACATAACGGTCTGGCGGTCAGCGTCGGCCTACAACGCCACCACGAAGCCCGCTATCGCCAGTGCGTCGCTCAACTGCACGGCGGCATGATCGGCGACGTGATCATGTCCCGCGCCTACTGGAACGGATCGGGAATTTGGGTCCGGCCGCGGCAGCAAAACGATACCGAACTGCAGTACCAGTGTCGCAACTGGTACTACTTCAACTGGCTCTGCGGCGATCACATCACCGAACAGCACGTCCATAATCTCGACGTGATCAACTGGGTGATGGACGGTTTCCCCGTGGAAGCTCAAGGCCAAGGAGGCCGCCAAGTTCGGACCGGCGAGGATACCGGTCAGATCTTCGACCACCACTTTGTCGAATACACCTACGACGGTGGGGCGAAACTGATCAGCCAATGCCGGCACATGAAAGGCTGTTGGAACAGCGTCGGCGAATACGTTCACGGCACCCGCGGTTATGCGATTGTCAACAAAGCCGAAATCTACGATCACCAAGACAATCTGATCTGGAAGAGCGATGCGGCGGTCGAACAGGGGAAGGGCTGGCAGCAACAGCATCACGATCTGTTCGCCGCGCTGCGACGCGGCGAATCGCCGAACGAAGCCGATTATGGTGCGCACAGCACGATGACCGCGATCATGGGGCGAATGGCCACCTACGGCGGTAAAGTTGTCCGCTGGGACGATGCGATTCACAGCGACATCGCCTTGGCCGATTTCGATTCCTTGCGATCGTGGGACGATGTTCCGCCGGTCCTGCCTGCCGACGACGGCTCGTATCCCGTCGCGGTGCCGGGTAAAACCATCGTCGTCTGA
- the ligA gene encoding NAD-dependent DNA ligase LigA — MAKATKQSDRVQTLERIIAHLDTQYEQGIACTHPDTGVLVSDGEYDALRRELQTLNPQSTLFETATASQLESAVAKVVHDPPLTSIEKASHEDLAVQQQMLFKWLRGADDAAVAEAPAGELFADTLPDDLITVDGMSYDGQPVVYSPDRFYAAYKLDGVAIALYYEQGKLVRAGLRPRDGINGEDVTAQVRYVAGVPDRLPKKISCSIRGELICKLSDFEKVQSELADEGEKLRANPRNHTAGGIRQFKNPEKTARMRISFIAYTIEALDHPPYKTEIERARWCQETLGINYIEPQPFRFENLQAMEDAVPTLDFEVDGVVIGVNNLEDQEQLGRHGDPRTGNPKGKIAWKFREEEATPVIRDIQWQTGRTGKIVAVAIFDPVRLAGTNVTRATLHNAGFMLRNQITIGSTIAVRKAGKIIPKVTGVIAGQGEPQFPEQCPACKAKTQLQQGGTEEMLELVCPNPDCSAQNVHGLCHYLSTFGVVGLGESRVRTMVEGGKVATHADFYRLELEDAMECGLTERQSLLALAAVHMIPAPDKMKNDELGIAIATARQSKKQVPLWQLFAAFGIEAAGKSAGKALEDHFSSFDAIRAATVQQLIEVGDVGEKTAETVSSYLSTNAAAIDDLLNYVEPQSPKTGLLTGKNFCFSGGFPEGKRHWEQRVEELGGKCSGSVSKKTHYLVAGTASGSKSEKAEKLGIPIIDTDQLQKMIQAGAETDA, encoded by the coding sequence GTGGCGAAAGCGACAAAGCAATCCGATCGCGTGCAAACGCTGGAACGGATCATCGCCCATCTGGACACGCAGTACGAACAAGGGATCGCGTGTACGCATCCCGACACCGGCGTGTTGGTCAGCGATGGCGAATACGATGCGCTGCGTCGCGAACTGCAGACGCTGAATCCTCAGTCGACGCTTTTCGAGACAGCGACCGCGTCGCAGTTGGAGAGTGCGGTTGCGAAGGTCGTCCACGATCCGCCGCTGACGTCGATCGAAAAGGCGAGCCACGAAGATCTTGCCGTGCAGCAGCAGATGCTGTTCAAATGGCTCCGCGGCGCCGACGACGCAGCCGTCGCGGAAGCTCCCGCCGGCGAACTGTTTGCCGACACGTTGCCCGACGATCTGATCACCGTCGACGGGATGAGCTACGACGGCCAGCCAGTCGTCTACAGTCCCGATCGGTTCTACGCGGCTTACAAGCTCGATGGCGTGGCGATCGCTCTTTATTACGAACAGGGAAAACTGGTCCGCGCCGGGCTGCGACCGCGCGACGGGATCAACGGCGAAGATGTCACGGCGCAGGTGCGTTATGTTGCCGGCGTTCCGGATAGGCTTCCCAAGAAGATCAGTTGCTCGATCCGGGGCGAACTGATCTGCAAGCTCTCCGACTTCGAAAAGGTGCAGTCCGAGTTGGCCGACGAAGGGGAGAAGTTGCGAGCGAATCCGCGGAACCACACCGCCGGTGGGATTCGCCAATTCAAGAACCCCGAAAAAACCGCGCGGATGCGGATCAGCTTCATCGCTTACACGATCGAAGCGCTCGACCATCCACCTTATAAGACCGAGATCGAGCGGGCTCGATGGTGTCAGGAAACGTTGGGGATCAACTATATCGAGCCCCAACCGTTTCGCTTCGAGAACCTGCAGGCGATGGAAGATGCCGTGCCAACTCTCGATTTCGAAGTCGACGGCGTCGTGATCGGAGTCAACAATCTCGAGGATCAGGAACAACTGGGACGCCACGGCGATCCGCGGACTGGCAATCCGAAAGGGAAGATCGCCTGGAAGTTTCGCGAGGAGGAAGCGACGCCGGTGATCCGCGACATCCAGTGGCAGACCGGTCGGACCGGCAAGATCGTCGCCGTGGCGATCTTCGATCCGGTCCGTTTGGCCGGCACCAACGTGACCCGTGCGACACTGCACAACGCCGGATTTATGCTCCGCAATCAGATCACGATCGGGTCGACGATCGCCGTTCGCAAAGCGGGGAAGATCATCCCCAAAGTGACCGGCGTGATCGCGGGGCAAGGGGAGCCGCAGTTTCCCGAACAGTGTCCGGCTTGCAAAGCGAAGACCCAGCTGCAGCAAGGGGGAACCGAAGAGATGCTGGAACTGGTCTGCCCCAACCCCGATTGCTCGGCGCAAAACGTCCACGGGCTGTGTCATTATCTGAGCACCTTTGGCGTCGTCGGCTTAGGGGAGAGCCGCGTGCGGACGATGGTCGAAGGGGGCAAGGTCGCGACGCACGCCGATTTCTATCGCTTGGAATTGGAAGACGCGATGGAATGTGGGCTGACGGAACGTCAGTCGCTGTTGGCACTGGCGGCGGTCCACATGATCCCTGCTCCCGACAAGATGAAAAACGACGAGCTGGGGATCGCGATCGCGACGGCTCGGCAATCGAAGAAACAGGTTCCGTTGTGGCAGCTGTTTGCGGCGTTTGGCATCGAAGCGGCGGGCAAGTCGGCTGGCAAAGCGCTCGAAGATCACTTCAGCAGCTTCGATGCGATCCGCGCCGCCACGGTCCAGCAACTTATCGAAGTTGGCGACGTCGGCGAAAAGACAGCCGAGACGGTCTCCAGCTACTTGTCGACCAACGCCGCAGCGATCGACGACCTGCTGAATTACGTCGAACCTCAGTCGCCGAAAACGGGGCTGCTGACCGGCAAGAACTTCTGCTTCAGCGGCGGCTTTCCCGAGGGGAAGCGTCACTGGGAACAGCGCGTCGAAGAACTCGGCGGCAAGTGTTCCGGCAGCGTCTCTAAGAAGACTCACTACCTGGTCGCCGGAACCGCCAGCGGATCGAAGAGCGAAAAAGCGGAGAAGCTTGGGATCCCAATCATCGATACCGACCAGCTGCAGAAGATGATCCAGGCTGGCGCGGAAACCGATGCATAG
- a CDS encoding metallophosphoesterase, translating into MQYFLRLSVLVCIATSGFCTAEEPADKTNARFQQAADRTFKAFDREEEQTWQRPFFFMQMADTQYGFFSGNKGFDQEVDLVRRAVEHINRLRPRFVIVCGDLTNATPEHPRYREQVAQYHRDFSEVDAEIPLVCVCGNHDVGNRPTAQSIAHYKENFGDDYFSFWVGGVCNIVLNSSVLKDPKDAPEVLAAQQTWLQQQLQEANAAKAKHILMFQHHPLFLAEEDEPDQYFNIPLQRRTPLLAQLKQADVRAVFAGHYHRNAYGTAGSMEMITTGPVGRPLGKDLSGFRIVTVHETGIEHRYWGMDDVPEKIEIETTSDAR; encoded by the coding sequence ATGCAATATTTTTTAAGACTCTCGGTCCTGGTCTGTATCGCCACGAGTGGTTTCTGCACTGCGGAAGAGCCTGCCGACAAAACCAATGCCCGCTTCCAACAGGCGGCCGATCGAACGTTTAAAGCCTTCGATCGCGAGGAGGAACAAACGTGGCAGCGTCCGTTCTTCTTTATGCAAATGGCCGATACGCAGTACGGCTTCTTCAGCGGCAACAAGGGCTTCGATCAAGAAGTTGATCTGGTGCGCCGGGCTGTCGAGCATATCAACCGCCTGCGGCCGCGGTTTGTGATCGTCTGTGGCGATCTCACAAATGCGACGCCAGAGCATCCGCGTTATCGAGAACAGGTTGCCCAGTACCATCGCGACTTTTCCGAAGTCGATGCGGAGATCCCGTTGGTCTGTGTGTGTGGGAATCACGACGTCGGCAACCGACCTACTGCCCAGTCGATCGCCCATTACAAGGAAAACTTCGGCGACGACTATTTTTCGTTTTGGGTCGGCGGCGTCTGCAACATCGTCCTCAACTCCAGCGTCCTCAAAGATCCCAAAGACGCTCCCGAGGTCTTGGCCGCTCAGCAAACGTGGCTCCAACAACAACTGCAAGAAGCAAACGCGGCAAAGGCGAAACACATCCTGATGTTTCAGCATCACCCGCTGTTTCTGGCGGAAGAGGATGAGCCCGATCAATACTTCAACATTCCGCTGCAGCGGCGAACGCCTTTGCTGGCCCAACTGAAGCAGGCAGATGTCCGCGCGGTCTTCGCCGGACACTACCACCGCAACGCTTACGGCACCGCCGGATCGATGGAAATGATCACCACCGGTCCCGTCGGCCGTCCGCTGGGGAAAGATCTGTCGGGCTTTCGCATCGTGACGGTGCATGAGACGGGAATCGAACATCGATACTGGGGGATGGACGACGTCCCAGAGAAGATCGAAATCGAGACGACATCCGACGCGCGATAG
- a CDS encoding AAA family ATPase yields MEPREAILKISAAMNAAVIGQQEVVERILIALLADGHVLMEGFPGTAKTRSVKTLSKLVESDFGRVQFTPDLLPSDVTGSEIYREQDGSFEFQPGPIFGNLILADEINRAPAKVQSALLEAMEERQVTVAAKSHALPELFLVLATQNPIEQEGTYPLPEAQMDRFLLYVRVDYPVGDNETAILRLVRGEKSGAAAEPIAPLSQEVIFAARKEVYAVHVAEPAEKYIVDLILATRNPKQYGDQLARWIRLGASPRGTLALDAAARAHAWLQGQDFVSPDNIRAVAAACLAHRIHLTYEAEAAGVTRVEVIEELLKNVVPV; encoded by the coding sequence ATGGAGCCGCGCGAGGCAATACTGAAAATTTCCGCCGCCATGAATGCGGCGGTGATCGGCCAGCAAGAGGTGGTGGAGCGGATCCTGATTGCGCTGTTGGCCGACGGGCATGTTTTGATGGAAGGTTTTCCCGGGACGGCAAAAACGCGGTCTGTCAAGACGTTGTCGAAGCTTGTCGAAAGCGATTTCGGCCGCGTCCAATTCACTCCCGACCTGCTTCCTTCGGACGTCACCGGATCGGAGATCTACCGCGAGCAGGATGGATCGTTTGAGTTCCAACCCGGGCCGATCTTCGGCAATCTGATCCTCGCCGATGAGATCAACCGGGCTCCGGCAAAGGTCCAATCGGCGCTGCTCGAAGCGATGGAAGAACGCCAGGTGACGGTCGCTGCCAAGTCGCACGCGTTGCCCGAGTTGTTCCTCGTCCTGGCGACGCAAAACCCGATCGAGCAAGAGGGAACGTACCCGTTGCCCGAAGCTCAGATGGACCGCTTCCTGTTGTACGTTCGCGTCGATTACCCGGTCGGCGACAACGAAACCGCAATCCTGCGTCTGGTCCGTGGCGAGAAGTCGGGGGCAGCGGCCGAGCCGATCGCACCGCTGTCGCAAGAGGTGATCTTCGCCGCCAGAAAAGAGGTCTATGCGGTGCACGTCGCCGAGCCGGCGGAGAAATATATCGTCGACCTGATCCTCGCGACGCGGAATCCGAAACAGTACGGCGATCAACTGGCGCGATGGATTCGCTTGGGGGCGAGCCCGCGGGGGACGCTGGCGTTGGACGCCGCAGCGCGAGCCCACGCTTGGTTGCAGGGGCAGGATTTCGTCTCGCCCGACAACATCCGCGCCGTCGCCGCCGCCTGCTTGGCGCATCGCATTCACCTAACCTACGAAGCCGAAGCGGCGGGTGTTACGCGGGTCGAAGTGATCGAAGAACTGTTAAAGAACGTCGTCCCTGTATGA
- a CDS encoding DUF58 domain-containing protein, whose protein sequence is MKARVTITLEDLMMLKADARGFSLTPRQPVGSLLAGRHASRLRGRGLMFEELRHYHQGDDIRLMDWKATARLRSPHVRVYSEERERPVLMVVDQRSPMFFGSRRAMKSVAAAEVAALGSWRALDSGDRVGGLVFNDHEIAEVRPHRSQNRVLQLFHEVVRLNQQLADPSAKQNETAAGEQPIQLNAVLEHALQVVKHDHLVVVISDLDGADDQTQQLTSRLAAHNDVLIVAVYDPLGISINGAPGMLAHDRGRVWEISNSPGFRDEFQASFQRLLDHWKEIFHGLRVPVLPISTASPVAPQIRSLFGNQSR, encoded by the coding sequence ATGAAAGCCCGGGTGACGATTACGCTCGAAGACTTGATGATGCTCAAAGCCGATGCGCGCGGCTTTTCGCTGACGCCTCGCCAGCCGGTCGGTTCGCTGCTGGCCGGTCGGCATGCGTCGCGGCTGCGCGGGCGCGGGCTGATGTTCGAAGAACTGCGTCACTATCACCAAGGGGACGACATCCGGTTGATGGACTGGAAAGCGACAGCACGGCTGCGATCGCCCCACGTCCGCGTCTATTCTGAAGAACGCGAGCGGCCCGTTTTGATGGTCGTCGATCAACGGTCGCCGATGTTTTTTGGCAGCCGTCGGGCGATGAAGTCGGTCGCGGCGGCAGAGGTCGCGGCGCTGGGATCTTGGCGTGCCTTGGACAGTGGCGATCGCGTCGGCGGTCTGGTCTTCAACGACCACGAGATCGCCGAGGTGCGTCCGCATCGCAGCCAAAACCGCGTGCTGCAATTGTTCCACGAAGTCGTTCGATTGAATCAGCAGCTGGCGGATCCGAGCGCCAAGCAAAACGAAACCGCTGCCGGCGAGCAACCGATCCAACTGAACGCCGTTCTGGAACATGCGTTGCAGGTTGTGAAGCACGATCATTTGGTGGTCGTGATCAGCGATCTCGACGGTGCCGACGACCAGACGCAACAGCTGACCAGCCGGTTGGCGGCACACAACGATGTCTTAATCGTGGCGGTCTACGATCCGCTGGGGATCTCGATCAACGGGGCTCCAGGAATGCTGGCCCATGATCGCGGTCGGGTTTGGGAAATTTCGAACAGCCCCGGTTTTCGAGACGAGTTCCAAGCCTCGTTTCAACGGCTGCTGGATCATTGGAAAGAGATCTTTCACGGCTTGCGAGTCCCGGTGTTGCCGATCTCCACCGCCTCGCCCGTCGCTCCGCAGATCCGGTCCCTCTTTGGCAATCAATCACGGTAA
- a CDS encoding DUF4381 domain-containing protein produces the protein MDDATSLDRLHDIVVPPEVPWWPPAPGWYAVMILVAAGVLAIAYRSWRHWQANRYRRAALQELQSADSAASVSEILRRTALAIQPRAEIADLVGDLWAAWLSEAAPLPMPAQVREQLASAIYRKSETTDELNSLREYASGWIQTHEIPAATNPLPEDRHGC, from the coding sequence ATGGACGACGCAACTAGCCTAGACCGTTTGCACGATATCGTCGTTCCGCCAGAGGTCCCTTGGTGGCCGCCGGCTCCGGGCTGGTACGCCGTGATGATCCTTGTCGCCGCAGGCGTGTTGGCGATCGCTTATCGTTCGTGGCGTCATTGGCAAGCGAATCGCTATCGGCGGGCGGCACTGCAAGAGCTGCAGTCGGCCGATTCGGCGGCCTCGGTCTCGGAGATCTTGCGTCGAACCGCGCTGGCGATCCAACCGCGAGCCGAGATCGCCGATCTCGTCGGCGATCTTTGGGCGGCTTGGTTATCCGAAGCCGCTCCACTGCCGATGCCGGCCCAGGTCCGCGAGCAATTGGCATCGGCGATCTATCGCAAATCGGAAACGACCGACGAACTGAATTCGCTACGGGAATACGCCAGCGGCTGGATTCAAACGCATGAGATTCCGGCCGCCACGAACCCATTGCCGGAGGACCGCCACGGATGCTGA
- a CDS encoding vWA domain-containing protein: MLTFDYLWVFLLFPLPWLLRALLPPRQSQQVSVRVPFGNRLAEAMARSPVAVIAAAAPTRWILPAILWTLVLAAAARPQWIEPPITKELPTRDLLLLVDLSGSMDQKDFTNKSGQKVDRLAAVKEVLGEFLDRRQGDRVGLVVFGDAAYLQAPFSTDLELSRRLLDECQVGMAGPRTALGDAIGLGVGLFDESDAQAKTIIALTDGNDTKSKIPPIEAARVAAQRDIHIHTVAIGDPTTVGEDVLDEQALRDVASATGGAYFFAADRKSLVGIYDELDKIETRKVKTVSHRPRTDIYYVPLAVALLLSMASKFAAALSRRTPPELAAQTTRIHVNPITGSLEVDG, translated from the coding sequence ATGCTGACCTTCGACTACCTCTGGGTTTTCCTGCTGTTTCCCCTGCCGTGGTTGTTGCGCGCGTTGCTGCCGCCACGCCAGTCACAACAAGTATCGGTACGCGTTCCGTTTGGCAATCGCTTGGCCGAAGCGATGGCCCGCAGTCCCGTTGCCGTGATCGCTGCGGCAGCGCCGACGCGTTGGATTCTGCCAGCGATTCTCTGGACGCTGGTCCTCGCCGCCGCCGCGCGGCCACAGTGGATCGAGCCGCCAATTACCAAGGAACTACCAACGCGCGATCTTCTGCTGTTGGTCGATCTGTCGGGATCGATGGACCAAAAAGACTTTACGAATAAGAGCGGTCAGAAAGTCGATCGGCTGGCGGCGGTCAAAGAGGTGCTGGGAGAGTTTCTCGACCGGCGTCAGGGAGATCGCGTCGGGTTAGTCGTCTTCGGCGACGCGGCCTATCTGCAAGCTCCGTTTTCGACCGACCTGGAGTTGTCGCGGCGTTTGTTGGACGAATGCCAAGTCGGCATGGCGGGGCCACGGACCGCGTTGGGAGACGCCATCGGTTTAGGAGTTGGTTTGTTTGACGAGAGCGATGCTCAGGCGAAGACGATCATCGCGCTGACCGATGGCAACGACACCAAGAGCAAGATTCCGCCGATCGAAGCGGCACGCGTCGCGGCGCAACGCGACATCCACATCCATACCGTCGCGATCGGCGATCCGACGACGGTCGGCGAGGATGTGTTGGACGAACAAGCGCTCCGCGACGTCGCATCGGCCACCGGCGGGGCTTACTTTTTTGCTGCCGATAGGAAGAGCTTGGTGGGGATCTACGACGAATTGGACAAAATCGAAACTCGGAAAGTCAAAACGGTCAGCCATCGCCCACGCACCGATATTTACTACGTGCCGCTAGCGGTGGCGCTGCTGCTTTCGATGGCCAGCAAATTTGCCGCCGCCCTCTCTCGCCGGACTCCTCCGGAACTGGCCGCCCAAACGACAAGGATCCACGTCAATCCGATCACTGGCAGTTTGGAGGTCGACGGATGA
- a CDS encoding vWA domain-containing protein — MMGLLHNFHFVRPLGLALIPIAIAVWWYWQRQIDPLRGWRQQIDHDLLEALVDDRDTKRDPMRYAMVAAWIVAAIAIAGPTWKLEPNPFAEDAPPLMIVLKASESMLQSPPSPSRMERAQLKINDLAKARKGDPLGLLAYSGSAHLVLPPTQDTAVIGEMAAEISPDVMPVPGDRLDLAIAAAGGLLREQGSGGSLLVVADTADIDPSEVAQAHRSVGSPPTEFLALTDPDSAETQSLRDVAAAIGGSVESLSIEDDDIQQILSFAQRRAAAGVSGESNRWQEAGYWLTPLLALFVAVSFRRQKSSQPKE, encoded by the coding sequence ATGATGGGACTCTTGCACAACTTTCATTTCGTCCGCCCACTTGGCCTGGCGCTGATTCCAATCGCGATCGCGGTCTGGTGGTATTGGCAGCGACAGATCGATCCGCTGCGCGGTTGGCGGCAACAGATCGATCACGACCTATTGGAAGCGTTGGTTGACGATCGCGATACGAAGCGCGATCCCATGCGTTACGCGATGGTGGCCGCTTGGATCGTCGCCGCGATCGCGATCGCCGGGCCGACTTGGAAACTGGAACCCAATCCCTTCGCCGAAGACGCTCCGCCATTGATGATCGTCTTGAAAGCGAGCGAGAGCATGTTGCAGTCTCCCCCTTCGCCGTCGCGGATGGAGCGTGCTCAACTGAAGATCAACGATCTGGCGAAGGCGCGCAAAGGAGATCCGTTGGGACTGCTCGCGTATTCCGGTTCGGCCCACCTGGTCCTTCCGCCGACGCAAGACACCGCCGTGATCGGTGAGATGGCGGCGGAGATCAGCCCCGATGTGATGCCGGTTCCCGGCGATCGTTTGGACTTGGCGATCGCCGCTGCGGGTGGCTTGTTGCGAGAACAGGGATCGGGTGGCTCGCTGTTGGTCGTCGCCGATACCGCGGATATCGATCCGTCGGAAGTGGCCCAAGCCCATCGTTCCGTCGGATCACCGCCAACGGAGTTCCTTGCATTGACCGATCCCGATTCGGCGGAGACGCAATCGCTTCGCGACGTCGCTGCGGCGATCGGTGGTTCGGTCGAATCGCTTTCGATCGAAGACGACGACATCCAACAGATCCTCAGCTTCGCTCAACGACGCGCCGCCGCAGGCGTCTCGGGCGAGAGCAACCGCTGGCAGGAGGCTGGTTATTGGTTGACGCCGCTGTTGGCTTTGTTTGTCGCTGTCTCGTTTCGACGCCAAAAATCTTCGCAGCCCAAGGAGTAG
- a CDS encoding tetratricopeptide repeat protein: protein MIWKTGAAVVAISWIGLWMTGDQHGDRLMRAEKFADAAAVYNDPMRQGVAWYRAGEFEKATQAFARLATPEAEFNQGNCWLMLGKYDKAVASYEQAIDQRPDWKQALENRDLAAARAKMLELKGGDLGDQQVGADKIVFDKKKDDQGQETEIAGDQAASDATVQAVWLRQVQTKPADFLRSKFAFQQAEQDAGETQ from the coding sequence ATGATTTGGAAAACCGGAGCTGCCGTGGTCGCCATCTCCTGGATCGGTCTTTGGATGACCGGCGATCAACATGGCGATCGCTTGATGCGAGCGGAAAAGTTTGCCGACGCAGCGGCCGTTTACAACGATCCAATGCGGCAGGGAGTCGCTTGGTATCGCGCGGGGGAATTCGAAAAAGCGACTCAAGCGTTTGCTCGTCTTGCGACGCCGGAAGCCGAATTCAACCAAGGGAACTGTTGGTTGATGTTGGGTAAATACGACAAAGCGGTCGCCAGTTATGAACAAGCGATCGATCAGCGCCCCGATTGGAAGCAGGCGCTGGAGAATCGCGACCTCGCCGCCGCGCGGGCCAAGATGCTCGAGTTGAAAGGGGGCGATCTGGGCGATCAGCAGGTTGGAGCCGACAAGATCGTCTTCGACAAAAAGAAGGACGATCAGGGACAGGAGACTGAAATCGCGGGGGACCAAGCCGCGTCCGATGCCACGGTTCAAGCGGTCTGGTTGCGCCAAGTGCAAACCAAACCGGCCGATTTCCTGAGGTCGAAGTTTGCGTTCCAACAAGCGGAGCAGGACGCAGGAGAGACGCAATGA
- a CDS encoding BatD family protein — protein sequence MRVPRGMTFGLVVVTLWAMTFAAAAPAADDDPVSIDVPNKEAWMGQRLPIFVQLRGNGPFVGAASFSIPEIPRALLVKVGSPVVSSEEKGDTSWFMQTHEFALFSQAAGKVTVPAFEVRFTHRDGFTGPNQAHVEQVPATDLQIKRPPGLPESVFLVTTEKLEISETWTPEPGSAKQGDVFRRTIAQSAQQTSGMALAPPSTTAPEGISVYVGKPIVDDKTQRGEFSGTRSDTITYMLKGAGTLTIPGIKYIWWNPKSEEFGTKTLPPMTFEVAAAPKPAPPPPPPPSRRRIALIAFLCIAMLGLVVWQFDRIRSWTLNMWRRLNPADRVAARHLIRACHRNDAAAAEAAWTDWQNTQPASYQPSAELLAAAAELHRTRYGQRAEASAAWQGQPLAQAFRKATATSSATQNQQPPLPPLNPRST from the coding sequence ATGAGGGTGCCGCGTGGGATGACGTTTGGGCTGGTCGTGGTCACACTCTGGGCGATGACCTTTGCCGCCGCGGCGCCGGCGGCGGATGACGATCCCGTTTCGATCGACGTGCCGAACAAAGAGGCTTGGATGGGACAGCGGCTGCCGATTTTTGTGCAGCTGCGCGGCAACGGTCCGTTTGTCGGAGCCGCTAGTTTTTCGATCCCCGAGATTCCCCGAGCCCTGTTGGTGAAGGTCGGCAGCCCGGTCGTCTCGTCGGAGGAAAAGGGGGACACGTCGTGGTTCATGCAAACGCACGAGTTCGCGTTGTTCTCGCAGGCAGCCGGAAAAGTCACGGTCCCCGCGTTCGAAGTCCGCTTCACCCACCGCGACGGCTTCACCGGTCCTAACCAGGCACATGTGGAACAGGTGCCGGCGACCGATCTGCAGATCAAACGGCCGCCGGGATTGCCGGAGTCGGTCTTTCTGGTGACGACTGAGAAGCTAGAGATCAGCGAAACGTGGACTCCCGAACCGGGATCGGCGAAGCAGGGAGATGTCTTCCGTCGCACGATCGCTCAGAGTGCCCAACAGACATCGGGCATGGCGCTCGCTCCGCCATCCACCACGGCTCCCGAAGGAATCAGCGTCTACGTCGGCAAACCGATTGTCGACGACAAGACTCAGCGAGGTGAGTTTAGCGGCACGCGCAGTGACACGATCACCTACATGCTGAAAGGAGCGGGGACGCTCACGATCCCGGGAATCAAATACATCTGGTGGAATCCGAAATCGGAAGAGTTTGGGACCAAGACGCTTCCCCCGATGACGTTCGAAGTGGCTGCCGCACCCAAGCCAGCTCCCCCGCCTCCTCCGCCACCAAGTCGGAGGCGAATCGCGTTGATTGCGTTTCTGTGCATCGCGATGTTGGGACTCGTGGTCTGGCAATTCGATCGGATCCGATCTTGGACGTTGAACATGTGGCGGCGTTTGAATCCCGCCGATCGAGTCGCCGCCCGACATCTGATCCGCGCCTGTCATCGCAACGATGCCGCGGCCGCCGAAGCGGCATGGACCGATTGGCAAAATACTCAGCCTGCAAGTTACCAACCCTCAGCCGAACTGTTGGCTGCCGCGGCGGAACTGCATCGCACGCGCTACGGTCAGCGCGCCGAAGCGTCGGCAGCATGGCAAGGTCAGCCGCTTGCCCAAGCATTCCGCAAAGCGACAGCCACATCGTCTGCGACGCAAAACCAGCAACCGCCACTGCCGCCACTGAATCCTCGTTCGACCTAG